One Phaseolus vulgaris cultivar G19833 chromosome 2, P. vulgaris v2.0, whole genome shotgun sequence DNA window includes the following coding sequences:
- the LOC137809886 gene encoding uncharacterized protein: MSVMCGNNTDGTISVIGGNNTDCTISVIRGNNTNGTIDVIRGNNTDATITVIRGNNTNGTFTVIRGNNTDGTISVIGGNNTDRTINVNDGNNTEGNISAIGGNNSDCTISVICGNSTNGTINVKGENNTDGTISVNCGNNTNDTISVIAGNNSNVTISGIGGNKTDGTISVNYGNNTDGNINVIGGNNSDGTISVIGGNNTDGTVSFNGGNNNDGTISLIGGNNIDVTMSVICGNNTDGTISVIGGNNTNGTITVIGGNNTDGTISVNIGNYIDSTRVLCVAIILMVPSVLLVAIILIVPSVLLVAIILIVPSVLLVAIMLMVP; encoded by the coding sequence ATGAGTGTTATgtgtggcaataatactgatggtaccatcagtgttattggtgggaataataccgattgtaccatcagtgttattcgtGGCAATAATACTAATGGGACAATCGATGTTATtcgtggcaataatactgatgctaCTATCACTGTTATTCGTGGcaataatactaatggtaccTTCACTGTTATtcgtggcaataatactgatggtaccatcagtgttattggtgggaataatacagATAGAACCATCAATGTTAATGATGGGAATAATACTGAGGGTAACATCAGTgctattggtgggaataatagtgattgtaccatcagtgttatttgtggAAATAGTACTAATGGAACCATCAATGTTAAAGGTgagaataatactgatggtaccattagtgttaattgtggcaataatactaatgataccatcagtgttattgcaGGCAATAATAGTAATGTTACCATCAGTGGTATTGGTGGGAATAAGACTGATGgaaccatcagtgttaattatgggaataatactgatggtaacatcaatgttattggagggaataatagtgatggtaccatcagtgttattggtgggaataatactgatggaaccGTTAGTTttaatggtgggaataataatgatggtaccatcagtcttattggtggcaataatattGATGTTACCATGAGTGTTatttgtgggaataatactgacggtaccatcagtgttattggtgggaataatactaatGGAACCATCactgttattggtgggaataatactgatggtaccatcagtgttaataTTGGCAATTATATTGATAGTACACGAGTGTTATgtgtggcaataatactgatggtaccatcagtgttattggtggcaataatactgattgtaccatcagtgttattggtggcaataatactgattgtaccatcagtgttattggtggcaataatgcTGATGGTACCATGA
- the LOC137809887 gene encoding uncharacterized protein: MSVIRGNNTNGSIGVIRGNNTNATITVIRGNNTNGTFTVIRGNNTDGTISVIGGNNTDGTISVNDGNNTEGNISAIGGNNSDCTISVICGNSTIGTINVKGENNTDGTIGVICGNNTNDTISVIAGNNSNVTISVIGGNKTDGTISVNYGNNTDGNINVIGGNNSCSVRLTGTSSCATSTVS; this comes from the coding sequence ATGAGTGTTATTCGTGGCAATAATACTAATGGTTCCATCGGTGTTATTCGTGGCAATAATACTAATGCTACCATCACTGTTATTCGTGGcaataatactaatggtaccTTCACTGTTATtcgtggcaataatactgatggtaccatcagtgttattggtgggaataatactgatggaaccatcagTGTTAATGATGGGAATAATACTGAGGGTAACATCAGTgctattggtgggaataatagtgattgtaccatcagtgttatttgtggGAATAGTACTATTGGAACCATCAATGTTAAAGGTgagaataatactgatggtaccattggTGTTATTTGTGGCAATAATACTAAtgataccatcagtgttattgctGGCAATAATAGTAATgttaccatcagtgttattggtgggaataagaCTGATGGAACCATTAGTGTTAATtatgggaataatactgatggtaacatcaatgttattggtgggaataatagttgttccgtccggttgactgggacgtcttcgtgcgcgacatcaaccgtcagctag